In Rahnella aquatilis CIP 78.65 = ATCC 33071, one DNA window encodes the following:
- the fliD gene encoding flagellar filament capping protein FliD: MASVSSLGAGTSLDLTSLMDSLTASENARLTPFTTQQTSYKAKLTSFGILQTALDKLKTATTALQSAGTIAGTAISSTNTAFTATLASGTTAPAGSYNVKVTQLAQAQSLLTGSVSSATTNVGTAGTASRTITIAQADKTPLTVTLTEDQTTLTGIRDAINAKQSGVTASIIKANDNSYHLALTANDTGTANAMTVSVTGDDTLNQLIGYDATSSTNGMTVSTKAQDAKFTVNDLEITRSSNTVTDALEGLTINLKSVSASTTPETLSVTKDTTAMKAAIQNYVDTYNSLQTTIANQTAYTSVAKGADSQDSGNGALFGNGTVRTIATQVRSQLSSVQSNSDYATLANLGITQDINGKLQVDSTKLNTALTTKPDSVVSFFQGDGKTTGFGTQATAMLTKMLDTTNGSIQNAEDGINKSLKNIANSITSTTTSINNNLALYKTQFTNLSVLVNKLTSTGNYLTQQFASSGSSS; this comes from the coding sequence ATGGCTAGCGTAAGTTCACTCGGTGCAGGGACCAGTCTTGATCTCACCAGTTTGATGGATTCATTGACCGCGTCAGAAAATGCTCGTCTGACTCCATTCACTACTCAGCAAACCTCCTACAAAGCCAAATTAACCTCCTTTGGTATTTTGCAAACGGCGCTTGATAAGCTGAAAACGGCAACCACCGCATTACAGTCAGCCGGGACCATTGCCGGTACTGCTATCAGCAGCACAAACACCGCTTTCACTGCGACCTTAGCCAGTGGCACAACGGCACCTGCAGGTTCATATAATGTAAAAGTGACACAATTGGCTCAGGCACAATCTTTGCTCACGGGATCAGTCAGTAGCGCCACAACCAATGTGGGTACTGCAGGAACGGCGAGCCGGACAATTACTATCGCGCAAGCAGATAAAACACCGTTAACAGTGACATTGACTGAAGATCAGACCACGCTTACCGGTATTCGCGACGCGATTAATGCTAAACAAAGTGGGGTTACCGCCAGCATCATCAAAGCAAACGATAATAGTTACCATCTGGCATTGACTGCGAACGATACGGGTACAGCGAATGCAATGACAGTCAGCGTCACTGGTGATGATACGTTGAATCAGTTGATCGGGTATGACGCGACATCTTCCACAAATGGTATGACCGTATCGACTAAAGCTCAGGATGCTAAGTTTACCGTTAACGATCTCGAAATCACCCGCAGCAGCAATACCGTCACAGATGCGCTGGAAGGACTGACCATAAACCTAAAATCTGTCTCAGCGAGTACCACGCCAGAGACATTGAGCGTGACAAAAGATACTACGGCAATGAAGGCCGCTATTCAGAATTACGTCGATACTTACAACTCCTTGCAAACGACCATTGCCAATCAGACAGCTTATACGTCCGTAGCTAAAGGGGCTGACTCGCAAGATTCCGGCAATGGCGCATTGTTTGGCAATGGTACTGTTCGCACAATTGCCACACAGGTACGCAGCCAGTTGTCTTCAGTTCAATCCAATTCTGATTACGCCACCCTGGCCAACCTCGGTATTACCCAGGATATCAACGGTAAGTTGCAGGTAGATAGCACCAAACTCAATACGGCGCTGACCACCAAGCCTGACAGCGTAGTGAGTTTTTTCCAGGGCGACGGTAAAACAACCGGCTTTGGTACTCAGGCCACTGCCATGCTGACGAAAATGCTCGATACGACAAACGGCTCCATTCAAAATGCTGAAGACGGTATTAATAAATCGCTGAAAAATATCGCAAATAGCATTACATCGACAACAACCAGTATTAACAATAACCTTGCGCTGTATAAAACTCAGTTTACAAATTTATCAGTACTCGTCAATAAACTGACCAGTACAGGTAATTACCTGACACAGCAATTTGCATCGTCGGGCTCTT
- the fliZ gene encoding flagella biosynthesis regulatory protein FliZ, which yields MPAGIKTRPLSRYLKDFKHSQTHCSQCAKELDRMALVFRGQIINKEAIAKMDQPIDDDVWQNLSQELTALCRFCSEISCNSHSSYFDIMAFKQYLFEQTEMNHSTVREYVVRLRRLDEILSANNYPLEKLSGDSIHQRIISDLPVAGHDNYRIALRKYDQYLAWQKSA from the coding sequence ATGCCAGCGGGAATCAAAACAAGGCCTTTAAGCCGTTATCTTAAAGATTTTAAACACAGTCAGACTCACTGCTCACAGTGTGCAAAAGAACTCGACAGGATGGCACTGGTGTTTCGCGGGCAAATCATCAATAAAGAGGCCATCGCCAAGATGGACCAGCCTATTGATGATGACGTGTGGCAAAACCTGTCGCAGGAACTGACCGCTCTGTGTCGTTTTTGCAGTGAGATAAGCTGTAACAGCCATTCGTCATATTTTGACATCATGGCGTTTAAGCAATACCTGTTTGAGCAGACTGAGATGAATCACAGCACGGTGCGCGAATATGTTGTCCGCCTCCGCCGTCTGGATGAAATCCTCTCTGCAAACAACTATCCTCTGGAAAAGCTTTCAGGGGACAGTATCCACCAGCGGATCATCAGTGATTTGCCGGTGGCGGGTCATGACAACTACCGTATTGCCTTGCGCAAATACGACCAGTATCTGGCCTGGCAGAAATCCGCGTAA
- a CDS encoding RNA polymerase sigma factor FliA, giving the protein MSDLYTADGVIDKNSLWQRYVPLVRHEALRLQVRLPASVELDDLLQAGGIGLLNAVERFDAMQGTAFTTYAVQRIRGAMLDELRSRDWVPRSVRRNAREVSQAMHNAEQKLGRPPSEGEVAQVLDIPIEEYRQILMDTNSSQLFSYDEWREEHGDTAEALMEGHEEANPLHHLLEGNLRHRVMEAIDALPEREKMVLTLYYQEELNLKEIGAVLDVGESRVSQLHSQAIKRLRTRLANDH; this is encoded by the coding sequence GTGAGCGATCTGTATACCGCCGACGGCGTGATAGACAAAAATTCTTTATGGCAGCGCTATGTTCCGCTTGTGCGCCATGAAGCCCTGCGTTTGCAGGTGCGGCTTCCCGCCAGCGTAGAGCTTGATGATCTACTGCAAGCGGGGGGGATCGGCCTGTTAAATGCGGTTGAACGTTTTGATGCGATGCAGGGCACGGCGTTTACCACGTATGCCGTTCAGCGTATTCGTGGCGCAATGCTTGATGAGTTGCGTAGCCGCGACTGGGTGCCGCGCAGCGTCAGACGTAATGCGCGTGAAGTGTCACAGGCGATGCATAACGCAGAACAAAAATTAGGGCGACCGCCGAGTGAAGGAGAGGTGGCGCAGGTGCTGGATATTCCCATCGAGGAATACCGCCAGATATTAATGGATACGAACAGTAGCCAGTTGTTTTCTTATGACGAATGGCGCGAAGAGCACGGCGATACTGCCGAGGCATTGATGGAAGGGCACGAAGAGGCCAACCCGTTACATCATCTGTTGGAAGGCAATCTACGCCACCGGGTGATGGAAGCTATCGATGCGTTACCAGAACGGGAAAAGATGGTACTTACGCTTTACTACCAGGAAGAGTTGAATTTAAAAGAGATCGGGGCGGTGCTGGACGTCGGGGAATCCCGGGTAAGCCAGCTCCACAGTCAGGCGATTAAGCGTTTGCGAACGCGTCTGGCTAACGACCACTGA
- a CDS encoding flagellin → MAVINTNSLSLMTQNNLNKSQASLGTAIERLSSSLRINSAKDDAAGQAIANRFTSNINGLTVASRNANDGISLSQTAEGALSEINNNLQRIRDLTVQAQNSSNSASDIDSIQSEVNQRMQEVDRVTRQTDFNGIKVLDNTTAAASTYNFQVGSKDGEKIGIDINSAAGWNLASAITAGGTSTAGTALNTKAMVAGTDTVNGNNRTVSAIGFDVLKGKVDETGAAAGTKPLADIDAALKAVDTQRSSLGASQNRFESTISNLSNTVNNLTSARSRIQDADYSTEVSNMSRAQILQQAGTSVLAKANQVPQSVLSLLQ, encoded by the coding sequence ATGGCGGTAATCAACACTAACAGCTTGTCCCTGATGACTCAGAACAACCTGAACAAATCTCAAGCATCCCTGGGCACCGCCATTGAGCGTCTGTCTTCTAGTCTGCGTATCAACAGCGCAAAAGATGATGCAGCGGGTCAGGCGATTGCCAACCGTTTCACGTCTAACATCAATGGCCTGACTGTTGCTTCCCGTAACGCCAACGACGGTATCTCTCTGTCACAGACTGCTGAAGGCGCACTGAGCGAAATCAACAATAACTTGCAACGTATTCGTGACCTGACTGTTCAGGCACAGAACAGCTCTAACTCCGCATCAGACATCGACTCCATCCAGTCTGAAGTTAACCAACGTATGCAGGAAGTTGACCGCGTTACAAGACAAACCGATTTTAACGGTATTAAAGTTCTCGATAACACCACAGCAGCGGCAAGTACCTACAATTTCCAGGTTGGTTCTAAAGATGGCGAAAAAATCGGCATCGATATTAACTCCGCAGCGGGCTGGAACCTGGCTTCAGCAATTACTGCAGGTGGTACCAGTACCGCTGGTACCGCTTTGAATACCAAAGCAATGGTTGCAGGCACTGACACCGTCAATGGTAATAACCGTACAGTAAGCGCAATTGGTTTTGACGTTTTAAAAGGTAAAGTTGACGAAACTGGTGCAGCTGCGGGTACAAAACCTTTGGCAGATATCGATGCTGCGCTGAAAGCGGTGGATACTCAACGTTCTTCTCTGGGTGCTTCTCAGAACCGTTTTGAATCGACTATCAGCAACCTGAGCAACACTGTTAACAACCTGACCTCTGCACGTAGCCGTATTCAGGATGCAGACTACTCTACCGAAGTGTCCAACATGAGCCGTGCACAGATCCTGCAGCAGGCCGGTACTTCAGTATTGGCGAAAGCTAACCAGGTTCCTCAGTCTGTACTGTCCCTGCTGCAATAA